From a single Sphingobium lignivorans genomic region:
- a CDS encoding DUF6152 family protein codes for MRLCHIAHAGLLTLMLPLSSLAAAHHGWSSYDARKTIEIEGSLKTLRWANPHGAATVHHDGRDWDVVLAPVARMEARGLTEAMMKPGGTVTLIGYPRTDGTAEMRIERVIVKGKAYELR; via the coding sequence ATGCGACTTTGCCATATCGCGCATGCGGGTCTGCTGACCCTGATGCTGCCCCTGTCCTCACTGGCTGCGGCTCACCATGGCTGGAGCAGCTATGATGCCAGGAAAACGATCGAGATTGAGGGATCGCTCAAGACGCTGCGCTGGGCAAACCCTCATGGCGCAGCCACGGTCCACCATGACGGGCGCGATTGGGACGTGGTGCTCGCCCCGGTCGCGCGCATGGAAGCCCGTGGCCTCACCGAGGCGATGATGAAGCCGGGCGGTACGGTCACATTGATCGGCTACCCGCGCACTGACGGCACGGCCGAGATGAGGATCGAGCGCGTCATCGTGAAAGGCAAGGCATACGAGCTGCGCTGA
- a CDS encoding NAD(P)/FAD-dependent oxidoreductase codes for MSRPDQPVDVAIIGAGPAGLTAAYLLTKAGYSVTVIEKDPAQVGGISRTVEHEGFRFDIGGHRFFSKSREVVDLWNEILPHDFIERPRMSRIYYQGKFYSYPLRAFEALRNLGLLRSALCMASYLRAKLRPIRQVKSFEDWVVNQFGRKLYSIFFKTYTEKVWGMPCDEMSADWAAQRIKGLSLGAAVLDGLRRSLGLNRKPNDGMGAKTLLEHFRYPRLGPGMMWDAARDHVLAGGNRVLMGHALNRMARDQVTGRWRVVASTKAGETITISAAHVISSAPMRELAGRIHPVPKTLGNALALNYRDFLTVALMIRSEDLFPDNWIYIHDPRVKVGRVQNFRSWSPEMVPDPDIACVGLEYFCFEGDGLWSASDADLIALATREMELMGLVSADQVVGGAVVRQEKAYPVYDETYAANVEAIRAELDEAYPTLHLIGRNGMHRYNNQDHAMMTAMLTVRNIQAGRKIYDIWAVNEDAEYHEAGREGAFSGPDLTAGERAALASTRAVPAPVRAA; via the coding sequence ATGTCTCGTCCTGACCAGCCGGTCGACGTCGCGATAATCGGCGCTGGCCCCGCGGGCCTCACGGCCGCCTATCTGCTGACCAAGGCCGGCTACAGCGTCACCGTGATCGAAAAGGACCCGGCGCAGGTCGGCGGCATCAGCCGGACGGTCGAGCATGAGGGCTTCCGGTTCGACATCGGCGGCCACCGCTTCTTCTCCAAGTCGCGCGAAGTCGTCGATCTGTGGAACGAGATCCTGCCGCACGACTTCATCGAGCGGCCCCGGATGAGCCGCATCTATTATCAGGGCAAATTCTACAGCTATCCCCTGCGCGCGTTCGAGGCGCTCCGCAATCTCGGCCTGCTGCGCTCGGCACTCTGCATGGCGAGCTACCTTCGCGCGAAGCTGCGCCCCATCCGGCAGGTGAAGAGCTTCGAGGACTGGGTGGTGAACCAGTTCGGCCGCAAGCTCTATTCCATCTTCTTCAAGACCTACACCGAGAAGGTGTGGGGCATGCCCTGCGACGAAATGTCCGCGGACTGGGCCGCACAACGCATCAAGGGTCTGAGCCTCGGCGCAGCGGTGCTGGATGGCCTCCGGCGCAGCCTCGGCCTCAACAGGAAGCCGAACGACGGCATGGGCGCGAAGACGCTGCTGGAGCATTTCCGCTATCCACGTCTTGGCCCCGGCATGATGTGGGACGCCGCGCGTGACCATGTGCTCGCGGGGGGCAACCGGGTGCTGATGGGACATGCGCTGAACCGGATGGCGCGGGATCAGGTGACCGGTCGCTGGCGCGTGGTTGCCAGCACGAAAGCCGGAGAGACCATCACGATCAGCGCCGCCCATGTCATCAGCTCCGCACCGATGCGCGAGCTGGCGGGCCGCATCCATCCGGTGCCGAAGACGCTCGGCAATGCGCTTGCGTTGAATTATCGCGACTTTCTCACCGTGGCCCTGATGATCCGCTCCGAAGACCTTTTCCCGGACAACTGGATCTACATTCACGATCCGCGCGTGAAGGTGGGCCGTGTGCAGAACTTCCGGAGCTGGTCGCCCGAGATGGTGCCCGATCCCGACATTGCCTGCGTCGGCCTCGAATATTTCTGCTTCGAAGGCGATGGCCTGTGGTCCGCCAGCGATGCGGACCTCATCGCGTTGGCCACGCGTGAGATGGAACTGATGGGCCTCGTCTCTGCCGATCAGGTGGTCGGCGGCGCCGTGGTGCGTCAGGAAAAGGCCTATCCGGTCTATGACGAGACTTACGCCGCCAATGTAGAGGCGATCCGCGCAGAGCTGGACGAGGCCTATCCCACGCTTCACCTGATCGGCCGCAACGGCATGCATCGCTACAACAATCAGGATCATGCGATGATGACGGCGATGCTGACCGTGCGCAACATCCAGGCCGGCAGGAAAATCTACGATATCTGGGCCGTGAACGAGGACGCCGAATATCACGAGGCAGGGCGCGAAGGCGCGTTCTCGGGACCTGACCTGACGGCGGGCGAACGGGCGGCACTCGCCAGCACACGCGCGGTGCCGGCACCCGTGCGTGCTGCCTGA